One Theropithecus gelada isolate Dixy chromosome 3, Tgel_1.0, whole genome shotgun sequence genomic window carries:
- the LOC112620198 gene encoding trypsin-2-like isoform X3, which produces MNPLLILAFVGAAVAVPLDDDDKIVGGYTCEENSVPYQVSLNSGYHFCGGSLIREQWVVSAGHCWKLGRIQVRLGEHNIEVLEGNEQFINAAKKIRHPKYNRKTLDNDILLIKLSRPAVINDHVSTIPLPTAPPAAGAEALISGWGNTLSSGADYPDELQCLDAPVLSQAECEASYPGKITSNMFCVGFLEGGKDSCQGDSGGPVVSNGELQGIVSWGYGCAQKNKPGVYTKVYNYVDWIEDTIAANS; this is translated from the exons ATGAATCCACTCCTGATCCTTGCCTTTGTGGGAGCTGCTG TTGCTGTCCCCCTTGATGATGATGACAAGATCGTTGGGGGCTACACCTGTGAGGAGAATTCTGTCCCCTACCAGGTGTCCCTGAATTCTGGCTACCACTTCTGTGGTGGCTCCCTCATCAGGGAGCAGTGGGTGGTGTCAGCAGGTCACTGCTGGAAGCT CGGACGCATCCAGGTGAGACTGGGAGAACACAACATCGAAGTCCTGGAAGGGAATGAGCAGTTCATCAATGCAGCCAAGAAAATTCGCCACCCCAAATACAACAGGAAGACTCTGGACAATGACATCCTGCTGATCAAGCTCTCCAGGCCTGCCGTCATCAATGACCATGTGTCCACCATCCCTCTGCCCACCGCCCCTCCAGCTGCTGGCGCCGAGGCCCTCATCTCCGGCTGGGGCAACACTCTGAGCTCTGGTG CCGACTACCCAGACGAGCTGCAGTGCCTGGATGCTCCTGTGCTGTCCCAGGCTGAGTGTGAAGCCTCCTACCCTGGAAAGATTACCAGCAACATGTTCTGTGTGGGCTTCCTTGAGGGAGGCAAGGATTCTTGCCAG ggTGACTCTGGTGGCCCTGTGGTCTCCAACGGAGAGCTCCAAGGAATTGTCTCCTGGGGCTATGGCTGTGCCCAGAAGAACAAGCCTGGAGTCTACACCAAGGTCTACAACTATGTGGACTGGATTGAAGACACCATAGCTGCCAACAGCTAA
- the LOC112620198 gene encoding trypsin-2-like isoform X2: MNPLLILAFVGAAVAVPLDDDDKIVGGYTCEENSVPYQVSLNSGYHFCGGSLIREQWVVSAGHCWKLAINSKFSGRGGEYHGRIQVRLGEHNIEVLEGNEQFINAAKKIRHPKYNRKTLDNDILLIKLSRPAVINDHVSTIPLPTAPPAAGAEALISGWGNTLSSGADYPDELQCLDAPVLSQAECEASYPGKITSNMFCVGFLEGGKDSCQGDSGGPVVSNGELQGIVSWGYGCAQKNKPGVYTKVYNYVDWIEDTIAANS, encoded by the exons ATGAATCCACTCCTGATCCTTGCCTTTGTGGGAGCTGCTG TTGCTGTCCCCCTTGATGATGATGACAAGATCGTTGGGGGCTACACCTGTGAGGAGAATTCTGTCCCCTACCAGGTGTCCCTGAATTCTGGCTACCACTTCTGTGGTGGCTCCCTCATCAGGGAGCAGTGGGTGGTGTCAGCAGGTCACTGCTGGAAGCT GGCAATTAACTCAAAGTTTTCAGGAAGAGGGGGTGAATATCA CGGACGCATCCAGGTGAGACTGGGAGAACACAACATCGAAGTCCTGGAAGGGAATGAGCAGTTCATCAATGCAGCCAAGAAAATTCGCCACCCCAAATACAACAGGAAGACTCTGGACAATGACATCCTGCTGATCAAGCTCTCCAGGCCTGCCGTCATCAATGACCATGTGTCCACCATCCCTCTGCCCACCGCCCCTCCAGCTGCTGGCGCCGAGGCCCTCATCTCCGGCTGGGGCAACACTCTGAGCTCTGGTG CCGACTACCCAGACGAGCTGCAGTGCCTGGATGCTCCTGTGCTGTCCCAGGCTGAGTGTGAAGCCTCCTACCCTGGAAAGATTACCAGCAACATGTTCTGTGTGGGCTTCCTTGAGGGAGGCAAGGATTCTTGCCAG ggTGACTCTGGTGGCCCTGTGGTCTCCAACGGAGAGCTCCAAGGAATTGTCTCCTGGGGCTATGGCTGTGCCCAGAAGAACAAGCCTGGAGTCTACACCAAGGTCTACAACTATGTGGACTGGATTGAAGACACCATAGCTGCCAACAGCTAA
- the LOC112620198 gene encoding trypsin-2-like isoform X4: MNPLLILAFVGAAVAVPLDDDDKIVGGYTCEENSVPYQVSLNSGYHFCGGSLIREQWVVSAGHCWNGRIQVRLGEHNIEVLEGNEQFINAAKKIRHPKYNRKTLDNDILLIKLSRPAVINDHVSTIPLPTAPPAAGAEALISGWGNTLSSGADYPDELQCLDAPVLSQAECEASYPGKITSNMFCVGFLEGGKDSCQGDSGGPVVSNGELQGIVSWGYGCAQKNKPGVYTKVYNYVDWIEDTIAANS; the protein is encoded by the exons ATGAATCCACTCCTGATCCTTGCCTTTGTGGGAGCTGCTG TTGCTGTCCCCCTTGATGATGATGACAAGATCGTTGGGGGCTACACCTGTGAGGAGAATTCTGTCCCCTACCAGGTGTCCCTGAATTCTGGCTACCACTTCTGTGGTGGCTCCCTCATCAGGGAGCAGTGGGTGGTGTCAGCAGGTCACTGCTGGAA CGGACGCATCCAGGTGAGACTGGGAGAACACAACATCGAAGTCCTGGAAGGGAATGAGCAGTTCATCAATGCAGCCAAGAAAATTCGCCACCCCAAATACAACAGGAAGACTCTGGACAATGACATCCTGCTGATCAAGCTCTCCAGGCCTGCCGTCATCAATGACCATGTGTCCACCATCCCTCTGCCCACCGCCCCTCCAGCTGCTGGCGCCGAGGCCCTCATCTCCGGCTGGGGCAACACTCTGAGCTCTGGTG CCGACTACCCAGACGAGCTGCAGTGCCTGGATGCTCCTGTGCTGTCCCAGGCTGAGTGTGAAGCCTCCTACCCTGGAAAGATTACCAGCAACATGTTCTGTGTGGGCTTCCTTGAGGGAGGCAAGGATTCTTGCCAG ggTGACTCTGGTGGCCCTGTGGTCTCCAACGGAGAGCTCCAAGGAATTGTCTCCTGGGGCTATGGCTGTGCCCAGAAGAACAAGCCTGGAGTCTACACCAAGGTCTACAACTATGTGGACTGGATTGAAGACACCATAGCTGCCAACAGCTAA